A stretch of DNA from Parvularcula bermudensis HTCC2503:
CGCGTCAGCGAAATCGTAGGAGGAACGAGGGACACCGACATCGTTCAAGAAGCGTTCTATATGCAGCAGTCCGCAAAAGGATGAGGCCGTCCCCTCAATCCACCCCAATTGCCGTAGGAGGACCTCAGCGTACAAATTTTGGCTATCGCGGTTGATCGTGTTCACGATGTCGCGGATCGGCGTTGCCGGGAGCGATGCGATAACCACTCCATCGGATTTTACTGGTGGAGAAACGCGGCACGTCTTGGGCGAGTCTGGATCATCCAAGTCTGCCTTGATCGTCTCATCCGTATACTGCAAGGCCCGATGCCGTGATCGAAGCTCGCCCTGAACAGTCACACCCTCGGCCTTGAGGGCCTGTTCGAAGTACCAAACTGCCAGGTGAGCGGGGTCGTCGACGCCGAGATCGAGGGTCATTGATCGCGACCCGCTTGGCATTTCTCCGTAGAGTCTGGCGGCCCGCTCTCCCTCACGCCGCTCTAGCCGTAAGGCCAGTTCACCGCTGGACGCGCTGGTCTTTGCTTGGTTTTGAAGGGTGAAGTATCCATCCCCCGCATCAAGCCACGCCGTTTGTACTTGTGCCCCGGGCGACTCAGACGGCCGCACCCTCAGGGGAAGGATGTTGTCGTTGACGGCGATCGATGAGATCGATGTTGCATAGCCAAACTTAAGATCGTCCCAACTCCAGCCGAGAGGACGGCGTTCGTCAGCGAACCAACGGTCGTCGCCAACGATGTCTTCAATCTCCGTGATTCCGCTATCCGCCACAGCCTCAGCGAGTGTTTCCAGACATGGCATTTCGCAACCAGGTCCAAACCCGACCGTCGGGTCTCCGCGGCCGACCAGCGTCAGGCTCGGCAATCCCGAGCTTCCGCGCACTGACATAACCTGCAGCCCTCGCTCGACCGCAGACAATTCCGCCGCCGCCGCGAGCGCCGCTGCCGTCACGAACAGTTTCGCGTTCGACGCGGGCATGAACCGTTCTTCCGAACGATGGGCGATAAGGACATTGCCGTCGAGATCGGTCACCGAGATCCCATAACGCAGCCCGGCAAGAGCTTGGTGCGCGTCCATATCGCCTGCGTCACTCGCGGAGGCTGGAACAGCCATGACCATCAGTACCGCTAGACGAAGGGCAAGACGACACCAAGGGTGCAATCGCAGCCTGACTATCTTCGCGGGTTCCCTGCCGTTTGCCCTCTCGAATGAAAGATCGTTCTGCATTGGCACGCCTTAGTGATTAGACGCCTTACTAGCAGATTTTGAGAACGGCGACAGTCGGAGGTCACTTGCAACTCCCCACCGTCCGAACCTGAAAACATGCAAAAATTCATGACGCAAATTATATTCCGCACTGGATAGTACAACACTAGAGCTTTCGCCCAACTCCATCAGTAGGGAGAATTATTTCATCATGGCCGGTCTTCTCCCGAGAAAGTTGTTCGGGTATCGAGTTCGCTCTAGCCTTAACTGAGGAGCATCAGAAAAGCTCGGCGCGTTGGACCCGTCTAGCTTACTCGCCCGCGTCACGCAGAACGACTGAGGGACCTCGCCAATGCTGACGCCCGCGGCAGTGCCGAGGGTGGGTTCTTCATTGAAGCCAGAGCCAACTCAAAGACCGAACCACTTTTCGGGAGGCAGCCCCCTCACCATGAGCAGTGGTGAAGCGCATTTTGGGGATATTTTGTAGCTCGATCCCCGGTTGGAACGCACCACCCGCGCGGAACAAACGAGAAACCATTTGCTTTCAATGCTTTGGCCAATTTCTGTTGAGCAGAAAATGGCGCGAGTGACGGGCCTAGAAACGAACTTTTTCCCTTTATATATCAATGACATAATTCATGTCGAGACAAATTTTGTAGCACAGTCCCGGGCCGATTTGTGGCACAGTTCTTACCGGCCACAGTTTGCCTCTCGGCCGCTATAGGACGCCCCGATACCGGCGAACAGACTGGACATTGACATGTGACGGGCGAAAGATGATATACACACGATAAGATGTATATCTAGATCGGACATCACTATGCAAGTGTCGAAATGGGGAAACAGTTTGGCGGTACGCTTGCCCGCCGATCTCGTCGATAAACTCGGATTGAAAGAAGGCGACGACATTGAGCTTCTTTCTCTCGGGAAGCATCAGTTCGGCGTCGAGCGAGCCCTGACCCTCGATGAGCGCTTCGCGCTCCTCCGCCAGGCACGGGGCCGGTTAAGCGAGACCGTCGAGATAGATCGCGACGCCACCCATGAGCGGTGAGCCGCGGGTTTTCATCGACACGAACGTCCTTCTCTACCTTCTATCTGCCGACACCCGGAAAGCGGACCGAGCCGAAGAGATCCTGCGATCGGATCGGCTCGACCGGCGGGTCTCGACACAGGTAATCGCCGAATTCGCTGTCAATCTACACCGCAAGGCGGGTCTGGACTGGCCGACGATCCGCGTTCACATCGAGACGCTCCGCCTCGTCTGCGCCGTCGAAACCGTTCTGAGTAGAGACCAGGACACCGCGATGGAGCTCGCCGAACGATATCGCTTCAGTTGGTGGGATGCGCAGATCCTTGCCGTCGCGCAGCGCTGTGGCGCGAAAACCCTCTATTCGGAGGATCTCCAGCACGGACAGGACGTGAGAGGTCTCAGGATCGAGAATCCCTTCCTGTAGCCGTGACGACCGACGCAAAGCGTTCCCGCATCAGGCTTGACATCGTTAGCCCAGGTAGAGCGCAAGAAGAACCATACCAAGTCCGACATCTATCCAGACACAAAAAGGGATATACCATCCGGGCACGTCAGACCGGAAGAGATTGCTGTGATGGTCAAGATCCCAGCCCGCATGCAGGATGAGCGCGACCGGAATGACGACAGGATGCCAGAGCAGACCGAGAAGCGCGGCGATGCCGAAAAGACTGGCCCCGCCCAATTCTTCGACCAGCGCCCTCACCTGCCCGGTGGCAGCGGCGAAACCGATATAGGCGCCGGCAATGGCCGCGAGGGTCACGGCGCCGAGGGCGACTGACGCTTCGGGCGGCAGCAGGAGATGAGCAGGAACAAGTACGCCGAGCACCAAAGCAGCGGGAAGTATGCTGCGCATCAGCGCCGCCGTCGTGTGGATTGCCACTGTCCGTAGGAACGGCGCATTCGGAACACCAAAATCGTCAGCCCGGAGACAGACACGATCAGACCAAGTCCTGCCGAAATAATGAGCAGCGGGTGGTTAAAATCGGCGCCGTCGTCATAATCCATGACGTGAAGGCGCCAGAAGAAATCGAACAGCCGCCAGGTATCCGAACGGCGGGCACGGACGACCCCCGTATCAGGATCGATATACAGACGCGTGTTTCCGTCATCGTCGAACTGCACTTGCCAGACGGGCCCGCCCGGTCCGTATTCAGAGGGCGGATCACTCAACATCCGTACCGTGGAGACATGGCCATCGCCGGCGAAGTCGTATTCGGCCACTCGCCTCGCGAGCTCTTCGGATATCGGCGAGAGGATGATTCCCGCTTCAGCATCGACGATTGCGGTACGCGCCCCTCCGCGCAACTCCCAGACGGGCTCGCCGAGAAGACGGCTCAGCGCCGACTGCTCGACAGCGTCCATACCGGCAGCCTCCACCGCCTCCTGCAGGGAGACGATGGCGCCGGGCCGCACGGCCTGAGTTGGGTGGTCGGCAATCTTGTGTTCACCGCGGACGCGTTCGATGGGCAGAACGCTCATCACAAAGCCGCCGAGAATCCAGAGCATCACCTGGAGTCCGATGATCAGCGCAAGCCATTTGTGAAGGCGGACGGCCCATCGCAGGAGCACCATGGATCAGTGATCCATCTCGGCCATGCAGTCGCTCATCTCCGCGCCCTGATCGCACGCATGGGTGACCCGCCAGGACCCGTCGCGGCCCTGCTTGACCATGAACATGATCTCGTCACCCGCTGAGAGGGTCTCCAGATCGACATCGCGCGTGGTCCCGAAGAACATGGTCATCGCCCCCATATCGGCGCCTTCTAGCGGGCCATGATCGATCTCGATCCGACGCCCCTCGAGATCTACCGAAACGATCCGTCCCTCGCCGTGGGCCGAGCCTTCGCCCATCGATCCGCCGTGGCCGGGCATATCGTGGTCGGCCATGTCATGGGGTGCGGATGGCGTCTCAG
This window harbors:
- the dacB gene encoding D-alanyl-D-alanine carboxypeptidase/D-alanyl-D-alanine-endopeptidase, with translation MAVPASASDAGDMDAHQALAGLRYGISVTDLDGNVLIAHRSEERFMPASNAKLFVTAAALAAAAELSAVERGLQVMSVRGSSGLPSLTLVGRGDPTVGFGPGCEMPCLETLAEAVADSGITEIEDIVGDDRWFADERRPLGWSWDDLKFGYATSISSIAVNDNILPLRVRPSESPGAQVQTAWLDAGDGYFTLQNQAKTSASSGELALRLERREGERAARLYGEMPSGSRSMTLDLGVDDPAHLAVWYFEQALKAEGVTVQGELRSRHRALQYTDETIKADLDDPDSPKTCRVSPPVKSDGVVIASLPATPIRDIVNTINRDSQNLYAEVLLRQLGWIEGTASSFCGLLHIERFLNDVGVPRSSYDFADASGLSSYNRVTPATITALLRYAAAQDWGDAYRESLPVGGAPIGTLKYRFRGTALENNVFAKTGTLNHVDALSGYLVAQSGKVLVFSIIVNDRPLESLSAMERIESLLLQIAEQH
- a CDS encoding AbrB/MazE/SpoVT family DNA-binding domain-containing protein, with translation MQVSKWGNSLAVRLPADLVDKLGLKEGDDIELLSLGKHQFGVERALTLDERFALLRQARGRLSETVEIDRDATHER
- a CDS encoding PIN domain-containing protein, producing MSGEPRVFIDTNVLLYLLSADTRKADRAEEILRSDRLDRRVSTQVIAEFAVNLHRKAGLDWPTIRVHIETLRLVCAVETVLSRDQDTAMELAERYRFSWWDAQILAVAQRCGAKTLYSEDLQHGQDVRGLRIENPFL
- a CDS encoding PepSY domain-containing protein produces the protein MVLLRWAVRLHKWLALIIGLQVMLWILGGFVMSVLPIERVRGEHKIADHPTQAVRPGAIVSLQEAVEAAGMDAVEQSALSRLLGEPVWELRGGARTAIVDAEAGIILSPISEELARRVAEYDFAGDGHVSTVRMLSDPPSEYGPGGPVWQVQFDDDGNTRLYIDPDTGVVRARRSDTWRLFDFFWRLHVMDYDDGADFNHPLLIISAGLGLIVSVSGLTILVFRMRRSYGQWQSTRRRR
- a CDS encoding copper-binding protein → MKPIILLTASMLALTGCGGSGDATAPDSAETPSAPHDMADHDMPGHGGSMGEGSAHGEGRIVSVDLEGRRIEIDHGPLEGADMGAMTMFFGTTRDVDLETLSAGDEIMFMVKQGRDGSWRVTHACDQGAEMSDCMAEMDH